The genomic segment GAGCGGATCCGGGACGATCTGCGCGGGCAGCGCCCGGCGCTCGGCGGTCGGCCCGAGATCACCCCCTGACCGCGCCGGTCCGGGCGGCCCCCGGTCCGGCTCCCTGGGCGGCGACGACGGCCGCCGCGAGTCGCTCCGGGTCGCGGGAGCTGACCACCCAGAACGGCGTCGGATCCGCCGGGTCGTCGAGGACGACCTGGACGGCGCCCGGAATCCACGGGCGTTGGATCACGAAGGCCAGCGGATCGGCGCCCACGCCGAGCACCTCCCGGCGGCCCTCGGCGTCCAGCGGGATCGCCTCGGCGACGAAGCGAACCGGCAGCCGGGCGTCGTCGACCAGGAGCTCACCGCCGCGGACCGCGATCCGGATCCGGCCCAGCCACCACAGGGCCGCGCCGGTGGCCGGCAGCAGCAGCGCGAACGGCAGCCAGGCGCGCGGCCCGGCCGAGCCCATCCAGACCTCGGCGGCCAGCAGGCCGGAGACGCCCGCCGCCGCCAGCCACATCCACCAGGGCAGGTGCAGCCGCTCCGTGTAGCCGTCCGGTGCCATCCGTCGAGCGTACGGCGCGCCGGGCCGGCCCGAACCGGCGGGACGGCCGGCGTCCGGGCAGGATGGGCGGAGAACCCAGCCGGACCCGACCCGGCGAGACCAGCGGCGAGCCTGACCGGGAACCGGTGGCGAGCCGGAGAGGACCGTGAGACCGTGACCGAAGCCGTGGCCGTACCCGTCCGGCTGCTCGACCCGGACCTGCCGCTGCCGGCGTACGCCCATCCCGGCGACGCCGGTGC from the Solwaraspora sp. WMMD1047 genome contains:
- a CDS encoding DUF3093 domain-containing protein, producing MAPDGYTERLHLPWWMWLAAAGVSGLLAAEVWMGSAGPRAWLPFALLLPATGAALWWLGRIRIAVRGGELLVDDARLPVRFVAEAIPLDAEGRREVLGVGADPLAFVIQRPWIPGAVQVVLDDPADPTPFWVVSSRDPERLAAAVVAAQGAGPGAARTGAVRG